A single region of the Mycoplasma mycoides subsp. mycoides SC str. PG1 genome encodes:
- the rplA gene encoding 50S ribosomal protein L1, whose amino-acid sequence MAKISKRFKEALSKVEKNKVYPLTQALDLAKQTSTTKFDSTVEVAFNLNIDPRKADQQIRGAVVLPAGTGKTQRVLVLTNTKTKEAEQAKADIVGGEELINRIKNENWFDFDIIVATPEMMAKLGAIGKILGPKGLMPNPKTGTVTIDVAKAVDDIKKRKVEYRADKEGNIHLIIGKVSFEIEKLEENFKAVIDEIRRVKPQTVKGDYIKNITLSTTMGPGIKVQF is encoded by the coding sequence ATGGCTAAAATTAGTAAAAGATTCAAAGAAGCTTTAAGCAAAGTTGAAAAAAATAAAGTTTATCCATTAACTCAAGCTCTAGATTTAGCAAAACAAACTTCTACAACTAAATTTGATTCAACAGTTGAAGTTGCATTTAATTTAAATATTGACCCAAGAAAAGCTGATCAACAAATTCGTGGTGCTGTGGTTTTACCTGCAGGAACTGGAAAAACTCAAAGAGTTTTAGTTTTAACTAATACTAAAACTAAAGAAGCTGAACAAGCAAAAGCTGATATTGTTGGTGGAGAAGAATTAATTAACAGAATTAAAAATGAAAACTGATTTGATTTTGATATTATTGTTGCTACTCCAGAAATGATGGCAAAATTAGGAGCAATTGGTAAAATTTTAGGTCCTAAAGGATTAATGCCAAACCCAAAAACTGGAACTGTAACTATTGATGTTGCTAAAGCAGTTGATGATATTAAAAAAAGAAAAGTTGAATATCGTGCTGATAAAGAAGGAAATATTCATTTAATTATTGGTAAAGTTTCATTTGAAATTGAAAAATTAGAAGAAAACTTTAAAGCAGTTATTGATGAAATTAGAAGAGTTAAACCTCAAACTGTAAAAGGTGATTACATCAAAAACATAACTTTATCAACAACAATGGGTCCTGGTATCAAAGTTCAATTTTAA
- a CDS encoding glycosyltransferase family 2 protein, translating into MLNSQLNTTTTVFFYITLVIGIIFMLLLSSDWLFFMFAYTKNKKKLAKHKPKKNRSFAIVIPAHNESMVVGKLIDSIKAQKYDGIIDIYLVADNCTDNRKTYNVGIEKGITVLERFHNTLKGGNFAINHGWRYIRDNNLLDKYDCFCNFDADNLLDENWVYEVNKTFDFYKDIEVVTTYRNSKNYGDNWISSAYSIQFLKESDIINKGRATLNHSSYINGTGFCITKKILEQTNWWDFNSLSHDIEFTQWLMLNKIKTGYTEDACFYDEQPIDFKNSWKQRMRWCVGFKQVWKIYRSKMIKNMFTFKVNKIKLWVNFTMIFPAVITLMINLLFYLITSGLMVSNYIVNYLNSSLVMVEQVNNYLRDLIIYFTTTPLVILGVIFINYLLWGFIVVTRNKKSIQATSWQKFKSIFTYPFFMLTYIPISFLALFKSTYSTTPIPRKEELVLKKQAKEINK; encoded by the coding sequence ATGCTTAACTCTCAACTTAACACTACAACTACTGTATTTTTTTACATAACACTAGTTATTGGAATTATATTTATGTTATTACTATCATCTGACTGATTATTTTTTATGTTTGCATATACTAAAAATAAAAAGAAATTAGCAAAACATAAACCTAAAAAAAATCGATCATTTGCAATTGTTATTCCAGCACACAATGAGTCAATGGTTGTTGGCAAACTAATTGATAGTATTAAAGCTCAAAAATATGACGGAATAATTGATATTTATTTAGTTGCTGATAATTGTACTGATAATAGAAAAACTTATAATGTTGGTATTGAAAAAGGAATTACAGTTTTAGAAAGATTTCACAATACTTTAAAAGGTGGAAATTTTGCTATTAATCACGGATGAAGATACATTCGTGATAATAACTTATTAGATAAATATGATTGTTTTTGTAATTTTGATGCAGACAATTTATTAGATGAAAATTGAGTATATGAAGTTAATAAGACATTTGATTTTTATAAAGATATTGAAGTTGTTACTACTTATCGTAATTCAAAAAACTATGGAGATAATTGAATTTCAAGTGCTTATTCAATTCAATTTTTAAAAGAATCAGACATTATTAACAAAGGAAGAGCTACTTTAAACCACTCATCTTATATTAATGGAACTGGGTTTTGTATTACTAAAAAAATATTAGAACAAACTAATTGATGAGATTTTAATTCATTAAGTCATGACATTGAATTTACTCAATGATTAATGTTAAACAAAATTAAAACTGGATATACTGAAGATGCTTGTTTTTATGATGAACAACCAATTGATTTTAAAAACTCATGAAAACAAAGAATGAGATGATGTGTTGGTTTTAAACAAGTTTGAAAAATTTATAGATCTAAAATGATTAAAAATATGTTTACTTTTAAAGTAAATAAGATTAAATTATGAGTTAATTTTACAATGATCTTTCCTGCTGTTATTACACTAATGATTAATTTATTATTTTACTTAATAACATCTGGATTAATGGTTTCTAATTACATTGTTAATTATTTAAATAGTTCACTAGTTATGGTTGAACAAGTAAATAATTACTTGCGTGATTTAATAATTTATTTTACAACAACACCATTAGTTATACTTGGAGTTATATTTATTAATTACTTATTATGAGGTTTTATTGTTGTAACTAGAAATAAAAAATCTATACAAGCAACTAGTTGACAAAAATTTAAATCAATATTTACTTATCCGTTTTTTATGTTAACTTATATTCCTATTTCATTTTTAGCATTATTTAAATCAACTTATTCAACTACTCCAATTCCTAGAAAAGAAGAATTAGTACTAAAAAAACAAGCTAAAGAAATTAATAAATAG
- the rplK gene encoding 50S ribosomal protein L11: MAKKITRVAKLEFMAMQAKPGAELASLGINMPAFTREFNDATKDRAGDVVPVVITAYDDKSFDFVLKTTPTAYMLKKVAKIEKGASNSRTQTVATVTLDDIRSIAEYKMPDLNANTIEAAMKQVIGTAKNMGIKVTGMEDFK, from the coding sequence GTGGCTAAAAAAATCACACGTGTAGCTAAATTAGAATTTATGGCTATGCAAGCAAAACCTGGTGCAGAATTAGCTTCACTAGGAATTAATATGCCTGCATTTACTAGAGAATTTAACGATGCTACTAAAGATAGAGCAGGAGATGTAGTTCCTGTTGTTATTACAGCATATGATGATAAATCATTTGACTTTGTTTTAAAAACTACACCAACAGCATATATGCTAAAAAAAGTTGCAAAAATTGAAAAAGGAGCAAGTAACTCTAGAACTCAAACTGTTGCAACTGTTACACTAGATGATATTAGATCTATAGCAGAATACAAAATGCCAGATTTAAATGCAAATACTATTGAAGCAGCTATGAAACAAGTTATTGGAACAGCTAAAAATATGGGAATTAAAGTTACTGGTATGGAGGACTTTAAATAA